The window GGGCGCGCGGTGCGCCAAGGCCTGCTCGTTCCCCGGGGGATGCCGGCACTACACCGATGCCGATGGCAATGACCTGTGCGACCTCGGCCAACGCACGACCTGATGCCCGCCACGCGTGAGAAACCACGTGCCGTCCACCCAACGAACTGCACCGCGGGGATCGGTGCTAGAATCCAGTCTCTGCACGGAGTCCCAGCTATGTCTCGACCTCGATCCTTCGTTCTGCTTCCCTTGATAGCCTTTCTGCTCGTCGGATGGAACACCTCTTCCGCGAAGTCCAGTGCAGGCCTGGATCGCCTGCCGGTTGGGGAGGCGCAAAGCACCGGCTACCCTCTGCTTGCGGAACTGCACGGGCAGAACGCGAGCCTGCTAGCACTTGCGATCTCTCCCGATGGAGCGCTGCTGGCAGCCTCCGGAGACAAAGGCGCCATCGACCTGTGGACCGTCGCAGATTGGCAGCCGGCGGGCAGCCTGACCGGACACACTGCGGGAGTGAACACGCTTGCCTTCTCGCCTGATGGCGCCCGGCTGGCGTCGGGTTCCGATGACGCAACTGTCCGGGTATGGGACCTGTCGACCCTAACCGAGCTCAGTCGCTTCAAGCCGACCATGGCGACCAATGTCTACAGGGTGGCTTTTTCGCCCTCTGGCACCGAACTAGCCGTTGGGGCCCAGCTCTGTGTTGTACAACTGGTCAATCCGGGAAATGGAATCCTACGTCGGACCCTTGACCAACCCGGCTGCGGCGCGACGAGCCTAGGCTGGGTCTGGGCCTGGGGCATCGACTATTTCCCGGATGGCGACGGTTTGATCACTGGCGACGGCCGAGGCTGCTGCGGCGGGGCGCTATTTCGCTGGGCAGAAGACCGCTTCATCGAGCCAGAACTGTTGGCCGGGTATGGGCTCCCCGTGAATGACGTGGAT is drawn from Anaerolineales bacterium and contains these coding sequences:
- a CDS encoding WD40 repeat domain-containing protein codes for the protein MSRPRSFVLLPLIAFLLVGWNTSSAKSSAGLDRLPVGEAQSTGYPLLAELHGQNASLLALAISPDGALLAASGDKGAIDLWTVADWQPAGSLTGHTAGVNTLAFSPDGARLASGSDDATVRVWDLSTLTELSRFKPTMATNVYRVAFSPSGTELAVGAQLCVVQLVNPGNGILRRTLDQPGCGATSLGWVWAWGIDYFPDGDGLITGDGRGCCGGALFRWAEDRFIEPELLAGYGLPVNDVDVDGSGTRVALSALGEPAVWIRDTVSGDLIHEMIGHVFRVNAVAYSPDGKLVASVSRDGTLVLWDTETGTEASRISPRVGPLTDVAFTPDGRLIAATTEDGRVLVWDLSGG